In Phoenix dactylifera cultivar Barhee BC4 chromosome 1, palm_55x_up_171113_PBpolish2nd_filt_p, whole genome shotgun sequence, the genomic stretch CCACAAGATGAGGATCAAGGCTAGTGTGTTTGACATGACCGCGTTAACCTTTTGAAACGATCAAACGGAGGACCATGCAGTATAATCCCATGCACCTACTAAATTGCTAAAAAGGTAATTTGCATATAAATGTCAGTACGTTGGTAGAATATATCGCGCTCGAGCCATTCCGAATGAACCAATCTCTATATAtgtggaaaaaaaatttattacttGCTTAGAAATCGAACTGTATGCTAAATGTAGACCGAAACGAGAGCTTCGACCAAAATTACTGGTGCATTCAAGTATTATCCCCAGTTGTCTTTTATCACTTCACTCTTTTAGAGCTAAGTACGTGAGAAACTGAAACCGATATCCTTCCTATTTTCTGGTGCTTGTCCTGGGAGTTGACGCCTTCAAATAACATCTCAGCTTTTGGGAGGTTGCAGCAAAGCGCGTAGTTGGTGAAACCGTCGTCCGCCCTGAACCAGGACTCAGAGACTCTTTGCTGTAGgaaaagagggggagggggatcaTGTGAGCAACTATTTGAAGTAATCCGTGAAAGCTGATGCTGTGAGGAAACTGGAACCAGTGAGGAGTGGGAAATCCCCCAACCACGCCTATAAACGTGTGTGGCTTGAAAATAGGGCGAGTGTCGGCACACTGACCTATTGGGTGGTCCAAATTCTATCTACTgttactttttcctttttcattttaTGGTGGCTTAAAGATACGTAAATCGAGTATCAATGTTATTAAAGTATATATTCAGAAGATGATGTTCCGACATGTCAAGTTTTCTAAAAGAAGTGACTGAAACCATTAAACTGAAGGTTAGACGTAGGAACCTTTTTGAAGAGCTAGGATGGTATCACCCCATGCGAGCGGGTTGGGGGGGCAGGGTTTTGATTCCGGTTGGAATCAGCCCCTAAACAAATGGGATGTATataggagaggaaaaaacaGGAATTAAACCCTCCTaatctaataataataataaggccTTGTGATGCATAAAATAATCCGGCAGTTAGCAATCATAATGCATGTGAGCAATCAGAAAATTATTGACCTGATCAAAAAGGAATTAGGGAGGTGTAATCCAACTTATTATTAATTAAGCATCTGTGTACTTGTTATATTAGTCACATATATGTCCATATAACAGGATCCTTGCACAAAAGGCAGTGACTGTAAAACTATATAAGAAGGCACGGTAGGCAGTATCAGCACGAGATTTTTGGCAGAACATTAAGCAGACCTACAATAAGCTGTAAATCCTCAGGAAAAGGGCAGGCAGCTCGTCCATTCAAAAGACATCAGGATGGAAGCGTCCTGGAATAGAGCTGCTTTGCTGAGCCTGTCTGAGATGCATTGTAAGTGCGTAGTTATTGACCTGCCATGCGACGAGTCATCGATGAGTTTTGCCCGAAGGGCCTTCTCTAGGCAAAAGAAGCATGCCCGCATGAAAGGCAAACTTGCTTACCTCTAGTGTTCTCAACTGCTCTTGACACTGGGACACCAGCTGTTTCAGGTGCTGCACCTCTTGGCTTCTCTCATCGTGCTCTTTCTGACGCTCGTGCTGAATCGCCACAGCTCGCTTCAGAATAGCACTCTCTCTAAGCAGGACTTCAACTTGCTCCTTCAGCATCATGTTTTCCTATTTCACGTAAAAGAAGTTTTCGGAAGCAAAACTGATATTTGACTATTTAAGAGTTCCTCTGGTTTGGTAAATAGATATTTTGAACAGCTAAAAGAAGAGAGATGTCAACTAgagcggaaaaaaaaaatcaagaatgtCCTGCCTGCAATCTCTGTAAAGAAGCATAAAAGTACCTTGTGAAACCTCTGCATTGCTTCAGCACCCGCAGCACGGCTGATAATGGACTTCTCGAGAACTTCCAGGACTCTGGAGGTGCGAGCCCTTGCATCATCCATGTCAGTGGCATTCATCATTTCTCTCACAAGCAGTTCAACCCATTCAGAGCCATTAGTTGGAAGACTTTCTGCACCATGGGCATTTTCAGCATCCCCATCTGCACCACTATTGTTCATGATACCTGCAAAGTTTCTCAAGTCCATGTAAGATGAATATATCTCCTATTCATTGGGGGTCTTGGCTTGGTAGCACAGTGACTGACGAGCATATTTGCAATTTCAATGTAATCATATTCCAAATATGCCCAGCAAAGAGCGATAACAAAAAGGACCCATAACATGACCTTCGAGGATAATCTACTGATATAGCATGGTATCAAGAAACAAATATGGTATTATCCTCTTTCAGAAGTTGTCATTGATGAACACGCACCAAAAATCTATCTAAACTTAAAATATCACAGATTTATTCAATGAAACAATATGTGAAATTAGACTTTGACAGTTTTTTCCCTCTATAGCAATGTTATGGAAAGGAAAAGGTTTACAACAGCATATACAGTGCAAGAAGATAAGATTAGTTCATATGTAACAATGCAGAGAAAACATAGACCTCCCAAAAAGCTTCAACAAAAAAATACAAGCACATAACCTTGAATGTACTAATAAATAAGTTAAACACATCGACTATTGAGTTTTTGACAACCTATCATAGTGTTTAATTAATGAATGTAAGAAAGAACATAAGAATATGCGATCATGCATGAATTTCCAGATATAACTATTTCAGATAActttactttaaaaaaaaaatgttttaaaaaatcataaaaCAAACCAGAGATTCCAAATGTTTAAAACAAACATGTAAGTTTCTGCATGAAACTATCATTTCCACAATCACAAGTTTTAGAAAtgccaaataaataaataaataaatgaaaaaaggAACATGCTGGCTTTATACTACTAAGTGCACTAAAATTGGAATGTccagcaatttattttattttgccttCTTACAACTAAAAATTCAAGCATAAACAGTTAAATAGTCAACCATGCTAGGGCATTTAGATGTTTATCAACCTAACAAAACAAGATGTCAAGCCCAGGTAAGCCACCCATAATAAGAAATACCATAATGGTTGGCCAGCACCAAAAATGTCACTAATTTCTTTCTCATGATTAGCCTGTTACTTAGATGCTCTTTAATCGTGAGTAAAGATCATACTATTAAAGCTCCAAACCCAAAACTCAACCATCTATTATTGATCTTGCGTCCCGCAAATACAGCTGGCATAATTTGTAAAACACACCACTTAAAAGAACATGAACAGAAAGATCTTACTAGTAAAGTTCAAATTCCAAAACTCCATAGTAAGCTCCTATAATAAGCAATGAATGAATCTTTTCTCCTAAACAAAGTACTCCACCATAGCCTCCACCTTCATTGGTAAAAGCTGGACCTCCCAATGCTTAAAATAACCagggaaaaaaaacagaaaaggaGAAGATGAGTCTGTGCTCCTTTTCTGCTGCCATCATTTTGCAGATACATTCCAGCATCATTTTTCTTTATACCTTTATTGAGAAATAGTACAAATCCCACTCAAGGAAAGATACACAGGATAGATATCGATACACATCAAATCTCCTTTGAAAGGTGATTTAGAAAATAGACACTGCTACCCAGTGTGAAAACAAAGAACATGAAGAACGACAATAGACAACAAAAGATACAAATAcagcaacaaaaagaaagaggttCTCACTTAAAACCAATAGAACCACCTCCTAGATCCAAGAACAAGAAGTGAACTTAAAATTCACGAATGCACATCAGCAACAATAGCAGGACCTTAGTACATATTTGACATTTAACATATCCTTCTACATCCACTGAGCATCTaaattctcttcttttttctgctGTGCATATGCATTTCATTAAGTTTTCCAGATTGTATCTGGTCTTGTTCTCCTAATATctgctatttttcaaaaaagggTAAATAATCAAAACTCTAAGGCATTAGCACCACTAGGTAAGAAAAAAGTAGCAGACCACACTACAGGGCAAAGTCAAAAGCCAAAAAGGAAGGACCTAAAGCCTTCCCTGGTATTGTTTGCTTTTGTTTCATGAAAACCACAAGCATCATATAATCACCCAAATATATCAGGACATGAAATTTTCTAGATATCCTTAAAATCTGCATAATCTGCATAATTTGCACATCTATACAACAATGATAACCATATTGAAGTCTCTTATTGCTGAACAAACCAAATGAGGTTTGACATGTCGATCCTTACCTgctacacaattggtgcacattTCTATCAAGCGAATAGGCTCAAATATAATTAACCAAATCAAATATTGATgctattgcaattaaaagaggCTGACAATACTCCAACAATGCTTTAACAAAGACAAgtttctatatcaaagtcatGTGAATTCAGAAAAGACCAAACAAAGAGAAAActaaaactccaactaagttttctttatataaattttagatGGGGACCTATTTATAGACATCAGGTAGAAACCTGATAGTTGATACACTTTATAAAACATACTTGAGATTTTCGAAATGTTGTCACTAAGCTCATGAAAGAAGACAGTAGCTAATGACTCTTTgacccaaggtccgccgtaccggtaccggtcggcgtaccggtggccggccggaccggtacggtaccggtccggtccgtaccggccggtaccggtaccgtaccggccggtatgcggtggtttcaaaaaccacagcgcgcggcgctgtggttctaaaaaaaaaaaaaaaaatcgtaccggtgcgaaccggccggttcgcaccggtacgaggccggtaccggccggtacgggcccgaaccggccggtacgcacccgtaccggccggttcggataaaaaaccgggatataccggttttttatccgttccggtaccggtctaggaccggaccggtacgtaccggcccgtaccggccggtacgggccggtacggcattccatgcttTGACTTGTGCATTCCTCCTCCATCATTTGGTTTTGTTGACCTTCCACTTTTATCCCCCTATGAAGCCTTCAACATCTTCCACATCACTTGACTGCTCATCTACTTGCCTCGAAACAGGATTAACAAGGTTTTCCTTAATGCAATCCCTATTGCACTTTATTCCTATcagattttgttttcttttgtagaAATATTGGGAATGGCTAGGTTAATAAATAAGTGGAAtacattgattgattgattgattgattacaTTCAGGTTTCTTTAAATTCAGTCTGCATTATTAATTATGCTTTTGGTTAAGAAGATTATTGAAGAATAGTTATGATAatacctttttttcttctctactTCTACTTTGAAAGTTAACTTGCCATGCAAATATTGAGGGACAGGGCACCCTTATGGAGGCGGAATCTACTAGTGCTTAAAAGGCAGTTTTTTGGTGGCTTCTGCTAATGATTTTATAATTTTCTCCAAGCTTTTCTACAGCACTTTTTGAAACTTAAGGACTCTCGAAGAGTATGCAGGATGAGGGGAACAATCTCTTAATGCAGCCAAAAAAACCCAATCAACTATCTCTTGCATAGGCAGCTTTTAGGGAAACGATTATTGAGTGCATAGTGTACTGTCCCAGCTAATGTAGGCACCATTTAGGGAACCTATTGTTGTAACACTCAAAGCTCAAAGACTTTAATCTCCTTATTGATACTCTCTACAGGAACCATACTGGTTAGAGACAGAACATGTTAAATTTAGCTAAGAGGCTTTCCCTTCAAAAGTTTGTTTCTCCAGTCACCACTGATTTATTGTTTGAGAGCTACTTAGGTGCCCTGATTGATGCTTGATAATTTAGAGAAAGCTGATACGAGATTTATCCATTGAAAAGAGGATAAAAATTCTAGCTTGCCCCAAATTAGCTAGGAGCCCCATTGGctgagaaaaggatcttgggTCTATAATGTGCAATGGGCATCAATCAGTCAACAGGCTTCGATGACACAAGTAAAAAGAAACGAATCTTACCTCCAATATGGGAACTGATTGGTGAAAAAGACCAGGATTATGCCAAAATTTCTGCGAAACCATGTCCACAAAAGTCTGACCTGGTCTTTGGACCTCTATCCAGGCCAATAATTTCGCGTATGCCACCAATCCGAAAGAAGATAACATTCTTAGGTGTTGGTGACTCTAATGGAATTAAAATGTTAGATCTGCTGCTGAGTCTGCATATTTTCTAACACCTCCATTTGACCAAAGTTATAATCTCTAGAATTTGAGAGGCATTTAGAATATCAAGGTGCCCCCAGAATCTAAACTCTCTAAAAGCTCTGAGTTATGCTGAATAAGAGAATGGGCTTGAAACTATAATATGTGTCATCCTGGATGAGTATTTCAACCAACTTCAATGGGCATGACACTTTAGTAAAATTTTGATGGACAAAATATTATAAAGGACATCAAAAAAGGACATTTGTGTCATTTATCACTAGGGATATTTAATAGATTAAGGTACTTTACTATGGCAAAGATCAGATGATGGAGTATTTGTTGAGCTTATCTTTCTTTTGGTAATGGAAATTGAGCTGATGAATTCTCCAAAACTGAAAACACGATATTAGCTGGATTACTATCTAATTCAACTACATTGTTAGTTATGTGGATAGACTGTTGCAGCATCTATTTATAGGAGGTGTAACGACCTACAACCTCACCCAAAGAGGCTAACTATAAGGTGTTATTTGGGTTCtctgatcctgtataagtacccaagacctTCTCCGCACACAAGTGATGTGGGGTTAAACATATGCTCGAACATGTTCTCACATACTCCACCCACTTAAGCTTTTGCATCCTTGCCAAGCGAAGGATCCAAATTCAATCACAAATTTGATCAAATTCAATCATAAATACCATGATCGACCTATGGTTAGCTccaaataggctcgtgctgtAGTGACCCCTAATCTACATAAGCCATGGGTTGGATCCgctttgatactatttgtaatcacctagaatctcacccaaaaaggctagctagaaggtattatttagactCTTTAGTTCTAtgtaaatatccaagatctttCCAGCACACAACCAATATAGAATTAAAATATACGCCGCATAGGTTCTCACAGGAGGAGAGGATTGGTAAAGATGCAAATATTTATTCATGCTAGAGAATGCACTGTAAGtggaaaaacaacaacaacaacgacAAAGAAATTGGGACTTGGGCTCTTATTCTGAATATTGATACAATCTAGATTTATTATAtcatttcaaaaatgaagttgCTTCAAAATTTCTAGTATTCTCAAAGAATGTCTCTATATATACCAAAATCTTTTCCTGATAAGTAATGTTAGCTTTAAAAAAGCGAAGGAATGGTCTTGTTGTCAACTTTTATTAGGATATGATTATACAAAGCctaaaataaatgaaatttacaaaatatgagtTTGTTCCTCTCACAGGACCTGTTTTGGGAAAAGTACGCatcataaaattcaaaaatggaAAAAACAGTTTAATGTACAAAGGGTCTCACACTCTTTTCAATAAACCAGGTCTCGCACTCTTTTTCATAAACCTGCTTTACATAGAATCATGTTCCAAGATTCATCATTGTTGGTATCGGACCCCACAGCAATACCATTCTGGTAAAGTATTTACCACACCCAATACAGGGTCTGTTTAGCATACCGAGACTTAGTAGACCCTGTACCGAGTCTGGGTTCGGTATTAGTATAGTATGCTAGGCTTGATACAGGGCGGTATGCACTAGTATGGTGAACCTTGCATAtttctactttgttttaataaaaTTCACAAGACCACcactaaaacaaataaaataaacatgttGTTTTCGACTAACAAAACTTGATCGTGAAGATGGCAGCATTCCTTTCACTAGAGGAGAGTTCTATAAACATTAAAGTACACAATAAAGATACTTGCTCAATATTTTCCTTTCAGCAAAAGGTTGAGAAATAGTTAAGTAATTTTATAGTTTAAAATCCAAATATCTTAGCTAACTTAGAGCCTTGTTGAACAAGAAATGAAAAGGAAGCCAGACACATTAAAGATGATGGACAGATCCTGTAGATTTACTAAAAGAATATAGTAATTTAAGCTAAAAATATCATGAGAAAGCAGCTCTATTTCATCGATAGCTAGAACAGGGCAAAAATGGGCAACCAAGTTGAGGTTTTAACACATTTAAACCCAGCCATAGAAGGACTGTAATTTTGTAGCCTTGAAACTGATTATACATGATTGGACTCAAGATCACCAAGGGAATAAAATCACACATTCTAACATGTAACAAGACAAAAGTAAGACATAATGTTGCCTCAAGAGCAATAGAAGCGTAACTACGCAAATATGCACAATAGATTCTTAAGGTTGCTAAATTCAGATCTTGTGTAAATGATCAAAGAAATGGAGCAAACTAAGAAGATCTGCATATAATTCAGAAGGAATATTAAGACAAAGGTTTCTCTTTCCATACAGAGCAACACCAACTTCATGACCCTGATCCTTAACTAACAAAATTACAAACAGCATGGCAGCACTCCATCATCTTCTTAGATGAGGTTTTGGCATCCATCATTTGTGATGAAAGCTGTATTCTTGTCCCCTTTATCAACTAAGTCCTTGGTACTCTAAAATACATAATTTGATTGCCAACCTCCAATGAATCCAATGCATATCTTCCCAAGAACTATGGCCTGCATATTAGAAGAGCTATCACATCTTCCATTCACAGCATAGATGGCTTTTCTTACATGATCTGTTTGTGAGACATCTCCCCCTCGCTTGGCATTTGAAGGCAAAGAACGACAGATTCAAATCAAGGTGATCTTGGCACCAAGTTAAATATTGTAAAGTACAATTCAGGACCAGAGTAACAATTTATGCTTCCAATTGGATCTTGTCTCCTATGAGATGATTTGGATCTAATCTTAAAGTGGATGTTTAACATTCAGATTTTGATAGCGATCTACATGGATAAAGCTTAGGATGAAGGTTTTAACAAGAATTGTGGTCATGATTAGGGCCATGACTAGGATTAACATTCCAAGTGGTGGTTCTCAGCCCTAACCTGCCTGAGGTTAACAAGCATATAGAA encodes the following:
- the LOC103711481 gene encoding uncharacterized protein LOC103711481 — translated: MSALVCGKRSSSVFEELLHTPPPASKRVRCSAGASSPTASLLSPPRPSSASSSPAFHRSDDDDNNNSRLSGNINTAHLAHLRSLFPDMDPQFLERALEASGNDLDSAIKSLNDLCLESADINLGSVVSKPENGVETNVHISSEGIMNNSGADGDAENAHGAESLPTNGSEWVELLVREMMNATDMDDARARTSRVLEVLEKSIISRAAGAEAMQRFHKENMMLKEQVEVLLRESAILKRAVAIQHERQKEHDERSQEVQHLKQLVSQCQEQLRTLEVNNYALTMHLRQAQQSSSIPGRFHPDVF